The following are encoded in a window of Rosa chinensis cultivar Old Blush chromosome 4, RchiOBHm-V2, whole genome shotgun sequence genomic DNA:
- the LOC112199158 gene encoding uncharacterized protein LOC112199158 — MDAASLNDIGFFRCRYTWSNKFTKERLDRAFWSVSCRTIFPLSRSITLPPSDSDHNPILVEARAEREPIRRSTRRFRFEEIWHGNKQCADIIQRQWSAPLTCNMLQQLGSKIHSTGQQLLKWHVTDFQRQKVELREVQSKLLDLIRQPFSSAQYEEQRRLHVRQSQLLSQEEKYWRQRSRALWLKDGDRNFAYFHRKSSNRESRNTIRGLMNDNGVWTDDPSEVKHLLMDFYNMTFSSEGVDESTISEIFRATPMKVTTIMNDDLTTHT; from the coding sequence ATGGACGCTGCAAGCCTCAATGACATAGGTTTCTTTAGGTGCCGGTATACGTGGTCCAataaatttacaaaagaaaggtTAGATCGTGCCTTTTGGTCTGTGTCTTGTAGAACCATATTCCCGTTGTCCAGGTCAATTACATTACCCCCCTCTGACTCTGATCACAACCCTATATTGGTTGAAGCAAGAGCTGAAAGGGAGCCAATCAGAAGGAGTACTCGTCGGTTTCGTTTCGAGGAAATCTGGCATGGGAATAAGCAATGCGCGGATATCATCCAGAGACAGTGGTCTGCTCCACTCACTTGTAATATGTTGCAGCAGTTGGGTTCCAAGATTCACTCTACTGGACAACAACTTTTGAAATGGCATGTTACTGATTTTCAACGTCAAAAAGTCGAGCTTCGTGAGGTCCAAAGCAAGTTACTCGACCTAATAAGGCAACCCTTCTCGAGTGCACagtatgaagaacaaagaagattACATGTTAGGCAAAGTCAGTTGCTTTCGCAAGAGGAAAAATATTGGCGACAAAGATCACGTGCTTTATGGTTGAAGGATGGGGATAGAAACTTTGCGTACTTTCATCGTAAATCGTCAAACAGGGAAAGCAGGAACACTATTAGAGGTTTGATGAATGATAATGGAGTGTGGACTGATGACCCGTCAGAGGTGAAGCATCTCCTTATGGACTTTTATAATATGACCTTCTCTTCTGAGGGAGTAGATGAGTCTACTATCTCTGAAATTTTTAGGGCCACACCTAtgaaagttactacaatcatgAATGACGATCTCACTACCCATACTTGa